Sequence from the Castanea sativa cultivar Marrone di Chiusa Pesio chromosome 12, ASM4071231v1 genome:
CTTGCCATTCAGTACTCAACCACCCACAGTCACGTAGagggatatttttttttttatattatataactaCAATGGTACACACTAAAATATATTTACGTTATTGGTTTCTCTtaagtatatattattattgctgTTATTGATTAGATGAGTgacatataaatttatcatttaatatatatatatatatatatatatatattagcagtAATTCCAAAACGGTACACCGATATTAACTGGTACcgaaatatttctttttttcggCTGAACCGAAATGACTTTCGGTATGGTATTGACTCCCTTAGGTGAAAGGCCTGATCCTTCTCTTGTCCAGTTTCATATACTGAAACGCAGGTAAGTAGATGATATCTACTGAGCTTCCGTTGTCAATAATTACCCAATGGATGTTGAATTCTTCTACTCTGAGCATGATTACCAGTGGATTGTTATGGGGTTGTCTAATGCCGCGACCGTCTCTCTCTAAGAAGACAATATTAGGTTTGTCATTCCTTGGCATCTTCATTGGAGGGAGCCATGAATGGACactatttatttctttctcatgGGGTTTTTTCAGGGACTTTAGTGTTTCACCTGCCGTCAATCATCCTGAGATTGTCTTTATCTCTCCCACAAGAGGTTTGCTATATCCTGCTTCTCGATCTCTGTCTTTATCGTTATTCCATTGGTATCTGTAGGGCTCCGTTTTCCTGACATACTTTTGTAACTTCCCTTACCGGATTAAAGTGACTTGGTCTTTCAAATGTCTACACTCGTCAGTGCAATGCCCGTGGTCCTAGTGGAATCTACGATACTTATTCTTGTCTCTTCTTTCTGTTGGAGCATTGATTGGCTTCGGTCATTGCAGGGAGGGATCGTCCCTTATCTGCTTCAAGACTTGCTTAATTGACATTATTAGAGGAGCAAAGTTAGTGAACTTTGGCCTCCTATCTGGaagttccttcttttttcttgtggTCTGCCCAACACTTCGTGTCTCCTTCTTCTTATCGCGATTGCTACttgttccttcttctctcttcctttttcctttaatttcttttgcaaGCACCATGTCTTCTGCATTCATGTAATCCTGAGCTTTTCGAAGCAATCCCGCGATCGTTTTTGGTAGGCTTTTGgtgattgagaagaaaaaatccTCGGGTAGTAGACCTGCTTGGAAAGTTGTTAGGATGACTTGATCTTCAGCTTCATCTACCTGCAATAGCTCCTTATTGAATCGGATCATGTGATGTCTTAGTGATTCTCCTTCTACCTGTTGAATGTTGAGTAGATGACTGGTTGGCTTCTTGTGTCTTTGCCCCCCAATGAAATGACGAACAAAAACCTTGCTGAGTTGTTCAAAATTTGCAATAGTTCCTAGGGGTATCTTGCTAAACCATACTTTGGTTGCTCCTTTCAGTGTCGTTAGGAATGCCCTGCACATCACCTTGTCTGGGGTCATCTGTAACAGCATCAATGTCTTGAATGATTCAATGAGATCCAAGGGATCCTTGGAACTGTCATATGATTCCAGCTGTGGGAGACGGAATTTCAGTGGGAGGGGACGGTTTAGTACTTCAGTGGTGAATGGTGAGTCCGTCCTTCTAATCATCCCATCCAAATTCTCCCTGCCTTTGTCCTTCATGGCCCTTCTTAAttcgtccatctccttcctcatgtTGCGAAGCTCATTCTCCATCTTGGAGGAATCTTCTCCTTAGGTCTCATCTCACCTGTTGGCTTGGGAGTTTGATTCTTCTTCATTGTTGTGCCCTTCAAGTCTACTgagtttttcttcttcattttcgtTTTCAACTGTTCGCTGACGTTCTTCGTTTTGGGAATCCACTGTCTTTCGTAGCTCTTCATTCTGGCGAGTCAACTTTTCCACATTAGCCAGGAGGGCTTGGATTTGTTGCTGTTGTGCAGCTTCTGGCTCCATCTTGTATTTCGAGGAACTCTTTTGTCACTGGAAAAGTTGGTTTGAAAGATTAGAGATCCCCACAGATGGcaccaaactgatgatgcaaaaaatcacTAGTTGAGCTCCTTGTCATAGTAAATGGACAAAGCTGTGATTATGGTCGTCTCTGTTGGAGGAAAACCTAAAAATGAATTGGGTAGAAGAGTAACACGCCAGTGTGGTGTTAGCCAAACTGCCTCTAATGCTTAAGTCAGTAAAGGAGAAGGATTTTAGAGAGAATTGACTAAAGAGTGATTTTCGTAGAATATTTTTGTGTACCTTTAACTTCTgttgccttctttttttctttttttatagttGTGTGCCTCATTAATGGGAAATGAATTGCTATATTTATGCTCAATGGCTAGTGCGTTACAAAATCTTTGTCTGAAGTTCACAACTCACTCTATGACTGTTGCTCCATCCGTTACACTTCATCATCAATGGGCGTATTAAATGAGTAACGTCTTCTCTTGGTTAATGACGATTTCAGCTTAATAACGATCATAAATTTCTAACTCATCAAATTGTGCCACAtttgttgcttttttatttatttattattattatttttttatgcccATGGAATACACCCAAACCATAGGAAAATGCATATTTGAAAGTTCTTCTCATATCATCAATACTTCCAGCCCAATCTCTACCTCAAACTCCAAGCAACTTTGCATCAACATTCTTCTCGTACAAAATGCCAAATCAAATGTACCTTGAACATATCTCAACACTCAATTGGCTGCCCCATGGAGTCTTTGGCTTGGCTTATGCATAAAACGACACAATAAGCTTGTGGCATGATAGTCTTGATTCTTTTGAACTTTTTTCATTGAATGCATCATTCTTTAAAATCATCATTATATCATACTCAGATTGCTTATTTTATGCCATACAAAGCCGTTTCAACTTTCTCTTTTTCACCTTTTGGCTTTTGCGAAAAAACCGTAAAGGTTGCTCTAGATAGATTTCCTTTCGCAAAACATCAAAAAGAAGGCTGATTTTACCTAAAGTTGATGCAAAAACCAACCCTTTTGAGCCGCCAATTCAATAAGAGCACACGTTAGAAAACCAATTGTATTGAATCGAGCCATAAGTGCAAAAGTATCTGCCATTTGGTGGGGGCGGTCGCTATAATATGAAAACTTAGGATTATTTTCTAGTTATCTCAattgatgaaaatttttgtgccaaataaGAGAGTAAGTTGGAATTCTACctatactaaaaattgattaaatgtATCTTGTCTTAGACTAATGATATATTAAagggaaaattatattttaccacCTAAACTACattacaaattacattttacaccATACATTTTTAGAATACACAATCAATACCCTAAACTATACCTCATGTTACACTTTGTATCCACCATCAATTCTGCAGTTATTTTAGATAGAATCAAGTGAAAATACCTAATTGCCCAAGTTCTCaatctcttaaaaataaatgagaaattatattttaccacTCTAAACTATACTCTCAATTACATTTTGCACCACAAACTTTGGTTTTCCTTCCCCAAGATAATGGCAAAATTAACCAcatggtgcaaagtgtaacaaaaaTTAGGGTACTAGCTGTgcattctaaaattttaaggtaCAAAGTGTAATTTAGGATATAGTTTAGAGTAGTAAAGATTGTAAAGTATAATTATCCTTATATTAAAAAGAGGGCATTCAAATCCTatgatatttgaaaaaaataatgttatctGTGACTGACATGTTTCAGTACTACTAATTTTGTTGCATGTGCAAAGCACGTGGAAAACACTAtctaattacaaataaatattttatgataggaTTAGAACAGTTATGATGATACACAAAAATCGCCAGTGAGTTAATTGTCCCTGAACACTCCAACGGGTACTTGAGGAACaagaaaccaaaaactaaaCAGAGAGCACCAGTGGGGTGCCGACCAAAGACTCTCTGAAGGTTAAGTCAGTAAATGAAAAATCTCCAAGAACTCTATAGTGAGAGAGCTAGGGATAATATGCATACCTTAGAGAAGATGAGATCTGATGCTTATATAGTGGTGAAAAGCAGACCAAGATCCCTTGAATGCAGGAGTCTTTCCTTGTAAAGGAGATTTGGAGTTATGGCTCCAAGATCTTAGGGTTCTCTTTCTATATAGGGGAGATATGAACGTGTAATAGGGTCTTAGGGCGTTGTGTACAAGTTATTTCGGATACATGTATGGAGAGTACGTGGAGTTGTGGGACCTAGCATGCTCATCCGTCGGTA
This genomic interval carries:
- the LOC142620552 gene encoding uncharacterized protein LOC142620552; the encoded protein is MENELRNMRKEMDELRRAMKDKGRENLDGMIRRTDSPFTTEVLNRPLPLKFRLPQLESYDSSKDPLDLIESFKTLMLLQMTPDKVMCRAFLTTLKGATKVWFSKIPLGTIANFEQLSKVFVRHFIGGQRHKKPTSHLLNIQQVEGESLRHHMIRFNKELLQVDEAEDQVILTTFQAGLLPEDFFFSITKSLPKTIAGLLRKAQDYMNAEDMVLAKEIKGKRKREEGTSSNRDKKKETRSVGQTTRKKKELPDRRPKFTNFAPLIMSIKQVLKQIRDDPSLQ